TGTTTCATTCCAGTGTTCTCTCTCCATCATAACAACACATAGCCAGCGTGTCCTTCCTGTAACCGGAACATTATCCAGACATCGACTAACACCATTCCAAACCTTTCCCTGTTTTAAAATGCATCTCATTTGTTGCTATGGAAAGGAAATGGCATTCATTCTTTCAAATATGGCCCTGTTTCAAAACACTTCCTGTCAGTGTAAAAGAGCCAACAGTACATTCTGTCTTTGTATTTGCTTCCACACCAGGAGCAGAGAAATGCTGTATGAGAGGTTTCCCCTGTGTAACACCTTCTTGTCAGAGACACTGGCGGCTTTATAGCGAGCGCTGCTCTGGACCAGGTGGAAAATCCTTCAGTTTGAATTATGCTTGTTTTGGCACCTCCGTATCATGAGCCAAAGTATATTTATCAAGAGCCTGACAGTCTCACATTATTCCAGGAAATAGAGGTTTGCTGCGTTTGTGCTTCATACAGTGTAGTGTTTGGCATGATCATGAGTTGGAAACCCTCAGTCGATAATTTGGAAAGTGTTACAAGAGTAaaacttgaattaaaaatataataaattaataaaaaatatgcatcactgtcttcaaaaaaatatttcttgagcagcaaatcagcatattagaatgatttcacactgaagcctggagtattGATGCTAAAAAATCAACTTTGCATTAcagatataaaatacattttaaaatatatgcaatCAGAAAACAGTTCTTAATAGTTtacaatactactgtttttactgtaattcaaccttggtgagcatatgtACTAATAACAGAAGACCCACTACGACATAAAAAAACAGTTATGGAGGAAAATGATCATTCTGAGATGGTTTTCATCATCTCCTGGTGTATTTGCTTGGATTAAACTCTCTGAGGTGTGTGtgacatgcaaaagaaaataagCCCATCTCTCACTGCCTTGTTTCCTTCATTAGTTCAGCCTGAGTGAGACTCAAACAACAGAAATGAATGATAGTGAGACATTTTACAGAGATGCGAGAAATTTGAGAACATTTTGTAATGCTTACTTTTGAGGTCTAATATTTTTTCGTACAGTTTCTCAAGATTATCTGATATGCGGTCTATTTTCACCTTCTCAAATTAAATCTTAAAACTGTGGGGTGTACGATTCATGGCTGTGTTATCATCATTATCTGAAATCTTTTTTGGTCTTGTTTTCTCCCTTTCTTCAAAGTATAACAGACATCAATAGAAATAAGCTAGAGGCACAAGAAACCCTGttgaaaaaagtaacatttttgcATGGCCTTACTTGAAACGAATGTTATGCAACAGGACACACACAATATATCCCAGCTCTCCCACTGAGATGTGTGCGAGTTTACATTGATTACAGTTACATAAGTGAATGCTTACTTTGAAGTTCTACACCGCAAATTATGGTGTTTTAAAGAATTTACATCTTTGTATATGCCAAAAATAGTATGATGTCACCTTTACATTTTGGAAAGTATATAATGAAATGTATATTGAGCATCTGTTACACCCTAAGTAGAAACTTCATGATAACTTGCTTTTTGACTGAGTGCTAGTAAATACAGTAATTTACCTGACGGCACATCACAGGTTCCAGAGTTGTGTTTACCTCGGCTAAAAACTTTTCCACTCAAGTACAAACTCAAAGGTGGATGACTTCAACTGTAATGTTTTTGCCTAAGGCATGAGCTTTACAGGTCTTCGTGGAAATTTCCAGTGGTTTCAGAGGAAAGGTCTCTCTTTTTTagagataaaatgtgcatttttctttAACAGTGGAGGTTGAATTGCATacagagataaataaataaactactgtTTGAATGTTCGgaataattatgatgttttatgtCTTCAGTGTTACACGATCCTtaaggaatcattctaatatgatgatttgctgctgaagaaacatttcttattatatatattgtaacattatagatgtctttactctcacattttattaatttaatgcattctagTTGAATAAAAGCCTTTTTTCAAAATCTCACTTTCCAacgactttaaaaaaatattaagcagcacaggtattttcaacactgatgatgataaataataaaatatatttcttgaacagcaaatcaacatattagaaggattagaaggatcatgtgacactaaagactggagttatgatgctaaCAATTCAaatttgcacattttaaaatatattaaaaaagaaaacagttttttaaaactgtgaaaatacttcacaatattactttacttttcatgtattttgatcaaatgcaaCCTTAGTTAGTGTTGGAGACGTCttaagaaaaatgaaaaactcttcataattccaaacttttgaccagtagtaaTGTATCACCTAAGCACAAACCATCGACCAATGAAATGTAATCAACCAACCAACAAGTTAACACATTAGTAACACAAGGATGCAGAATGAATGAATTCAGTGTTTGGGGGCAGGACTATGTTTTTTAACCAATGGCAAACAGTGGAAGTGTTcagaaaacctgtttgaaaacagtcagttGTGGATTTTGTAATATGTTTGCTTGGCAGAAATCGAAAGAGTAGGTTACTAGTATGCTATTGCGAAATAAGCCATTCATTTTGCAATTCCATATGCTTCCACTGGTGTTGCCGAAATGACTCACTACACCTTTAGAGAGTAGAAAATGAATACAGCTTTCTTAAGAACAGTTGCTCAGTTTCTGTGGACGTTTGCAGAAGTAGATTCCATGGAAAGTTTGAAACCTGAATGAAAAAGCATAATTTTTAAGGACAAAGCTGAATTATGTTGCAGCTGTCTGGCACTTAGACTCAGACTCTTCAGTATTGCTGCAAACAAACCTCTCCGTTGCCAAGACACTGCAGCAGCAAGATCTTGATATACAGGACAAAGTTTGTCTTCAGGCTATTAGTTTTTACGACCATGTAGAGCCTGACCCTCTGCCTCAGTCCAGTGGCTTTATTTATGGCCATAGTCTTTGTTTTCTCTCAGGAATGCCGAGAATGCTACAGgctgatctctctctctgtcccaacGAGACACAAATGAATAGTACTGGCATCTCCTTTTAGACACAATCTCACCCACATCCACTCCTACTACAGGACACAATCTGAGGAATGCAGGATGCTAACAAGACAAGTCAAtttctctttgttttctccatctcctttgtttttttactgtcCACTTACTGTTACATGCTCATGTGCTGCAGTATCTGACTGCTTTTATAATTTAACAATGAACTGATACACATTGAACTTCATAAAGGGATCCCTCAGTATGGTAAACTGTGGAATATTTCTCTTGGTAGGTTTATTGCGGAAAGTCAGTTTCCGTGATATATATCTTCAGTTAACACATGCTAGCCTTTTGTGATAACATGCCCCAATAGTAGGTCATGTTCTCTAGCTGTATGGGACAAGTTGTCACAATGGGAACCTGCCATTAAATAATCTATTATAGGCCTTTCAGcaatatttaaatagcaaaacatttataaagctcaaaataatatactaaaactactgatatatatatattttttatccttCATTGGAGTATATACTCTTTGTGAAAACTAGCCCTACCTGTCCCCTTTTTctgaaataacaaaaaagaaaaaccaatcaaacaaaataataaactaaacaagagagttttttttattcatttatttttttcatatttagctTCACAACGTAAAAACATATATGCTGTAGGTATATGCCTTTAAGATTTGGTAGTGTGGTTAATGAAACTGTCAGTATAAATATATCTGTACATGAAGGACATTGTGATGGGAACATCGTATATGTTTGCAGAAATGTACACATTATCACACAGGCTTTGTTTGATGTTGTAGATGAGCAACAGTACACAGAAAAAGCCTCATTTGATCTGCATGTTCAACATCAAAATCTATGCATGCTTAAATTTAACTTAAAAGGCACAGCGACTGTGTATCAGTCGCATTACTTTGCAAAACAAGGTGTGCAAGACACTCCGAAGCTAAAGGCTAAAAACTTACTCTGGGAAAGAAAATTCAGCCTCATCAGTTCAGTATTGGCATGTCATGTTAATGGGCTCATGACAAATAGATTCCCTTTAGTTCTCAATAAACATCACTTCCTAAGAAACTGACTTATTCATGATATTGAGTACATCATCCAAAATGGATGGGCCCAAGTCGAGTTCGAGAGAGAACAGGGATCCCGTGATTTGAGAGAGCGACTCCTGTGAGTGGCTTTTGCTTTTGGAGATTTCAAAGTCCGAATCGCATAGACGACCCTCTTCAACACCGCTATCTCTGTCCGCCCAGTCACCCTTGATGCTGAACATCTCCGGTTCATACTCAAAGACTGAATCGCCATTGTTACCATTGTTAAAGTTCCCATTGGCATCAGCGTTCCCATTAACAAAGACAGACAAAAATGTTTCAAGCTCATTTTCACTGCTGTGTATCTTGTTCTTTGCAAGTGATTTCTCAGGCGTCTCAGTGCGGTCGACTGAAGGTTCATCCTCTTCTGGGACGGGGCTGGGGTCGCTCCTGAAGGCACTGATGGACTGAAGCAAGGTCTCCATCTGCAGGATTTCCAGATCTTCAGAATCGGCTGGAGGAGTAGATGGCTCAGACAGGCGATCCTGGGTCATGGGAAACACGGTGGTGGAAATCAAAGGTAGAGTCAGTGCTTGGCTGCCCCCGATGGTTGGGAGTGAGATAGCGTTCTTCAGGACCGGCGATGGAGTTTCGACACAAGACGCATCGGAGGCGCTATTAGCTCTTGTGAACTCCCCGTGAATGCCATATTGAGGTCGAACACGACCACCTTTCCCCGGTAGAAGTTCAAAATTTCCTTGCAGGAACGACATGTCACCGAAGGCATCGCACTCGCCGCCCTTTCCAATGTGGATAGTGTGTCGAAAGTCCCCAAGAGGCGGGCTGATCATATCCGGGGATAAAATGTCCCTCAGACGGCATTTCTTTCCCTTCTTACTGTAGTTGGATTTCAGGTAGATGGGCGTTTTGGCAGGCATCCCTGCAATAGAGTCCAGCGGTTATGGAGAGGAACGGGGAACACTCTGGAAGTTCAGATCTCCTTGGTCGTGCAATAAACTTGCTGGAGAAGTGGAGGCGTTACATTCTCAGAGTGCAGCTGTTTTAAATGTGTCCTCAATCTTCACTGAAGATAATCCAGCTCGAATGTTTGGATTAATGTCCTTTacctggatgaaaacctggatAGATGGAGaaataatttagttttctttgtacTCTGCATCAAATACCTTTGTTGTGTTCAAAAATCCAATAGtgaatttcttttaaatgttaaagtaaATGTCATATGTACCTTAAGCACGTACAAAGAGAGATCAAAGAAAACATTTAACACTGTCTGAAACGTCTTTTGGAAATGCTACAGAAAGAGCGATGGTAGATAGATGACACATAGAAACAGTAGATATATACATAGAGAGACAtgttattcatttcaaaatgaccATATGCATGTTTACATGTATAATTAACACCACGTGAGTCAAGAAGCTTTAAAGATAAAGAAAGGATTTCTAGAGATAAAGTAGAAATTGATAGAGTTTTAGAGTGGCTTTAGAGGGCAGGAACTGACagataggagagagagagagagagagagagagagagagagagagagagagatagagagaaggaGAAGGGTAACCACAGATCATAAGAGGGAGAGAGACTTCTTGCCCATTTATGGACATATTTCCTTTTGAGAGGCCTTTAAACACTGACCCTTACTGACAGACTGCAAACAATCACTAAAGCAGCAACTCAGCCACAGCTAGCCAAATATGTATGACTGAAAAAACATCCACATTCCCTCTGCAGCAGAGCCCAACGTACGCTCGCTCCTTAAAGACCCTCTGCACTAAACCATTTAAGACCTGGAGCCATTTTCATTTCAAGAGagaaacttctgtaaaaatgtaaatatgcacCATATTCCAAACTTACTTCAAACTTTTGGAAAACTTTTTCTTGTAATGAttgctgaaggatcatgtgacactgaaggctggagtaatgaaaacagttgggggaagtcgtggcctaatggttagagagtttcaCTCCATACcctaaggttgtgagtttgagtcttgggccggtaATACCATGtcttaagtgcccttgagcaaggcatcgaacccccaactgctccccaggtgccacAGCATAATTGGCTGCCCACTACTCTGGAATAAGTGGAATAACTGAgttgaattattagaaacatTACGCACACCGATGTGTAACTATACTGCAATATCAAACCAAGTACCATCTGTGTCCAAATACAGTGTGAGAccattgaataataaaatacaatggcaTTACCATCTGATAACATTGAGCCACCACAGTAATTAAAATGCCAGTCTGAATGATGTCACAGCTCACTGATCCACATCACCTGAAGATCCTGGTTAGAGACAGCCGGGGAGGACACTgtttacaaaacacaaaacattcaATTTCCTTGGAATAGTCGACTACCCTGTGGTAACGTCCTAACAAATCACACAGCTGATAAACTACAGGAGTACCATGAAAGTCAGCTGCAGTACAGTCCTTGACAATGATGTAGGCTAGTCTGTTTGAGTCTGGATGAATGGTATTATTCTGGTCATCTTACAgtctttgtgttttcttttccaCATATTTTTGCACCAGCTCAGAGGTCACCGTGTGAGTTCATAGGGCTTTAAAAGCATTTTTGGACACTGAttcagtgaaacataaataaacctCAGTCAACGGAAAACTATTTTTAGAAGTGACAAGCATCATCGGGATGGCTGAAGAATGTGTGGCTGCATGAGTGTGTCAGTGATAgaggaaaatgtgtgtgtgtgtgtgtctgtgtgtgtgtgcagaaggaATGTTGCATTGCTTCTGGTGTCCGAGCTGTGATTGTCCCCAAATATGCCTTCACTTTGCTACTTTgtcatatatgtattttttttgtaaaaccatATCTAGTAACCAGAACTCTGAACTTCTGTATTCTTCAAATCAAACCATTGTTATTGCTAAGTTTGAGGAATTGTGTTCTGCGTTtcatcattaatatatatatatttttcatcagtcagtgagtatatatatatatatatatatatatatatatatatatatatatatatatatatatatatatatatatatatatatatatatatatatatactcactgactgatgaaaattttatatttttatattttttcagataAAGTTTATTTGATGTaacaaatactactactaataataataagaagaattattatcattattattatgtattatattattattaaaagaacaatataatataaacaaaaataaatatagctaACATAAGTAGTAAAAAAGAAGTAAAAcgtaaactacatttaaaatttacactgaaaatttaagaataaaaggaaatacaatttattaatagaGCCTATTAatcatagtatataaataatactaaattaacactgaactCCCTTTGACTTTAATCTGAAAGCTTTTGTTGCAGTTACATTAAACAGCAACATCTAGAAATTCGCTTGTTTGGTTACACTGATGAAAAAGTTCACAAATTCACACAAATCCTGCTGTCATGGCATGATCAAAGCAAGCAGGTGTGCGAACCCCTGGACCGGGTGAAATAAATCTCAAAGGAATCCCAAATAATACTTAGTGTAGGTTAAAGGGTTAGGGTTTAAGGTTAAAGCTACGGTTAGTCTTCACCTTAAACCCCAGCAGGTGTGAGATgtctttgaatgaatgattcaatgccATGACTTGTTGAACAATAACAAACAATGCCATTCAATGCAACAGCCAGCCGCTGAGGTTTAGAAGTTGGGCAGCTGCCTCTCACACCCTCTTGATATGGCTTTATCTCAGGGCCATATCCTGCCTTCATTTCAGATCTGGAATGAGTCCAGGGGCAAATGTTGCACTTCCAAGTGCCCTGACGCCCCTGTAGAATGTCGAGATGGATCTGTCTGCCCCCTTTCCCTGGGGAACCGTATCATCACACACCCCTCAGAAGTGCATGTCGGCAGACCCTTCTGGCAGACTGAATAAGCCGAAGCATGAGCTCCACCAGCAAAGAGACAAAATGGACGTAAATTAAGACTAAGGCATAATGAGGACAAATAAGGTAGATTAAATGGAGATTcctaacaaatataaaaattcagTCACATGCCCACATGTCTTTCTtctgtaagatattttgaagaatgctggaaaCCAAACAACATTGAGTACATTGACTAACATTGTTATTAACAATGTTGACTGAATCGGTGAGCAAATAATAGAATATTCATTTTGGGTGGACTATGCCTTCATGATTTAACTAAATGGAATTACTGAGACAGGATGAgactgattaagaaaaaaaaaaaaaatgaatgtgaaaaaaTAGACTCAGTGTCATTGAACAAACCAGACTGAGACTGAACTTGACAGAGGCATATTGAAACAGAATATGTAGAGAgtccaccaaaaatgaaaattctgtcataatttactcatcttcaTATCGTTTCAAATGTGTATGCATTCTTTTCATATgcaaaacacaagatattttggGAAGCAAACAACATTGAAGCCCATGGACTTCCATATAATGgacattaaaaaagaataaagtaatttgtttggaacatgaaggtgagcaaataatgacagaatattcctttttggatggagtatccctttataTTTGAACTAAACAGAAATGTCCGACTAAATAAGAAGAAAATTGACTGAATGTCATTGAACAAGCCAGAATAAATGAGACTGAATACAGAAGAAAATAAGCCATACAGTTTTGaaggtgagaaaattatgacagaacttccatttttgggtggactatccctttaagattgaATTAGATGGAATTAACGAGATGGACTGAGActgaataagtaaaaaaaaaattgactaaatgagagagaaaaaaaaaaaagtcagattgaGACTGAACTGGGCAGAATAATTGAGAATGAATATGACCAAATGTGACAATAGGCACAGGAATGAGACAAAATggcaaatttaaaataaagaacaatgaagcaaaaaaagagtccaaatgaGGTGAGAGCAGCAGTCTGAAGTCTGAAGATGGATATCATTGCATGCTGCTGGCACTCAGGAAATAACTCACGTGTGAGTATGTGGGTCACATTATTATTAGAGCAAGTGCGAGCAGTGATCTAAACAAGTGCAATGATGCCATTCCCACTGTACACAGAAATGTGTTAAGACTCTCTTCAGCCCCACAACTGCGCCAATTTTGATTCTTCCTCTGACCTATTTTAGCGATAGCCTTTTTTGGCTAAAAACCAGACCACTTGGTCCTGTCTAAGAAGTTGCTGTTGCTGCTGATGCTGTATTTAAAGCACATGTGCATCATTTGGATGTTTTTAGCTGTTCTTTTTACAGGTCCAATATCCCAGAGCTTGCATGGCTAAATCATCTGGGCCGGTCAAGCCTTCCTCTCTTGGGTGGTTCAGCTTTTTCCTCCTCTCTTGGGTGTTTTGGGCCTAAGCTTTCAATCTTTTCAAATTCCTCTGACCACAAACGACCCTGTTGGACAATGTTCTAAATGATTAAAGACAAATACCACAGTCAGCCCAATTTGAGGCTTCCAGTGTGTTACATAAAGCAACCCTTAATTACACTCTGCTGCTGCTTTTGGAGGAACCAGGGTGGAGCGAGGTCTCTTTCGCCTCAACTTCATGCTTTTTACACCCTGCTATCCACCTCCAAGGCTTCTGTTCTCAAGCTGCTGTTGTCTTTGGCTTTCCTGCGTGCAAGAGTCGAGTTGACTTTCCAAGTTTTGTTGGACAGTGGAATGTATCCGAGGAATTTCAGAAGCTCTTTTCTGGTCAAGCAGTTGAGTATGTGCTTGAAGAACAGAGAGGAACCAGGTGTCGGGTTGCTTTGAGCTTGTTTTGTGGTGTGCGGGAATTTGCGCGAAGTATTCTGCAGTACAAAATCTCACATCGTAATGACAGCCATGTGCATGAGTAGAAAGAGGTTTCACAAGCCCAACCAGCAAATAGTAGCCACATGGTCTTATGTCATCTACCATCGTAAAAATTAAGGTTTCAGTTGGGGATTTTGCAGCAATGCCAACAATGCCTTGAAAATGAAGGTTCTTCTTTGGCattaatggttccataaagaactttTAATATCCATAGAATGTTTTTATAACGAAAAAAGCCTATTAAgatgattaaaatgttcttcacagtgagaactgttcactgaaaggttttttgttgaacccaaaatggttcttcaatggcatccttaatgaaatttaaatttttaagagTTTATAAAGAATCATTTttggaatggaaagattccacTGACGTTAAAGCCTCTTCATGGAACTACAGTATAGATGCCGAtacagaacctttatttttttggacCAAAGAAACCTACCCTTAAGAAAATCCTATTtgcatgtaatttaaataatcatttgctATCATGCACATATTCCTGCCAAAAAATCTTCAGTATCTAGTTTTACCTGCTCCTGTGTCTTTGCAGATGGATGTCCCTCTTTTCTTCACACTGTAGTTGTCGTTCCGGAGGTGCCTTGACCCAAACTGTTAGTCAGCTTCTGGGTGGTGTAGCATGTTGCCGTTttcgtcttctct
This window of the Carassius gibelio isolate Cgi1373 ecotype wild population from Czech Republic chromosome B13, carGib1.2-hapl.c, whole genome shotgun sequence genome carries:
- the cdc42ep3 gene encoding cdc42 effector protein 3, encoding MPAKTPIYLKSNYSKKGKKCRLRDILSPDMISPPLGDFRHTIHIGKGGECDAFGDMSFLQGNFELLPGKGGRVRPQYGIHGEFTRANSASDASCVETPSPVLKNAISLPTIGGSQALTLPLISTTVFPMTQDRLSEPSTPPADSEDLEILQMETLLQSISAFRSDPSPVPEEDEPSVDRTETPEKSLAKNKIHSSENELETFLSVFVNGNADANGNFNNGNNGDSVFEYEPEMFSIKGDWADRDSGVEEGRLCDSDFEISKSKSHSQESLSQITGSLFSLELDLGPSILDDVLNIMNKSVS